In Arsenicicoccus sp. oral taxon 190, the following are encoded in one genomic region:
- a CDS encoding L,D-transpeptidase family protein, with protein sequence MSSNLIGRRVALASASAVLLGGVVVGGTTAQAAPATAAPPAVSSASTAASMSGASRAATAFAGDLRPGSRGQRVTALQIRLNQLGYSVGSPVGVYGARTRQAVMAVQKVAGLPRTGVYDARTAQRVAAGVRPKARSTKGHVIEIDKARQVLLVVDNGRVSRIYNVSTGNGQRYWDHGWHRATTPSGSFRFWTQYRGGNGWQHGRLGSMYRPMYFNGGIAVHGSRYDIGARPSSHGCVRIHNANMDELRGTRSIALGGSVLVY encoded by the coding sequence ATGAGCAGCAACCTCATCGGTCGACGCGTCGCGCTCGCGTCTGCCTCCGCCGTCCTGCTCGGGGGCGTCGTGGTCGGGGGGACCACGGCCCAGGCCGCGCCGGCGACCGCCGCGCCGCCGGCTGTCTCGAGCGCCTCGACCGCGGCGAGCATGTCGGGCGCGTCCCGCGCGGCCACGGCCTTCGCGGGCGACCTGCGACCGGGGTCCCGCGGCCAGCGGGTCACGGCCCTGCAGATCCGCCTCAACCAGCTCGGCTACAGCGTCGGCAGCCCCGTCGGGGTCTACGGAGCCCGCACCCGGCAGGCCGTCATGGCGGTGCAGAAGGTCGCCGGCCTGCCGCGCACCGGGGTCTACGACGCCCGGACCGCCCAGCGGGTCGCCGCCGGGGTCCGGCCCAAGGCGCGCAGCACCAAGGGTCACGTCATCGAGATCGACAAGGCCCGCCAGGTCCTGCTGGTCGTCGACAACGGCCGCGTCTCGCGGATCTACAACGTCAGCACCGGCAACGGCCAGCGCTACTGGGACCACGGCTGGCACCGGGCCACGACCCCGTCCGGGTCCTTCCGCTTCTGGACGCAGTACCGCGGCGGCAACGGCTGGCAGCACGGTCGCCTCGGGTCGATGTACCGCCCCATGTACTTCAACGGCGGGATCGCCGTCCACGGCAGCAGGTACGACATCGGCGCGCGCCCGAGCAGCCACGGCTGCGTGCGGATCCACAACGCCAACATGGACGAGCTGCGAGGCACCCGCTCCATCGCCCTCGGCGGCAGCGTCCTCGTCTACTGA
- a CDS encoding serine protein kinase RIO encodes MTSPAPQDFSRDTIPDAPPEGERWSTWDGATYGPEPRPDWVITELGAVDEDLGVLKTGKEADVHVVRRWVPDTDRQITLAAKRFRGSDHRLFHRDSGYLEGRRVRKSREMRAMARRTAFGKEVISGLWAGAEFQALGTLWEAGLPVPYPVSLDGTEMLMEFIGMPDPTPVAAPRLVQTRPSPDLLAELWQQLRAALLRLAAMGWTHGDLSPYNVLLHDERLVLIDWPQIVDVVGNPHGFPILERDATTMADWFARRGLAVDAGELVGELVAEATSRF; translated from the coding sequence ATGACTTCGCCTGCACCGCAGGACTTCTCACGCGACACCATCCCTGACGCCCCACCTGAGGGCGAGCGCTGGTCCACCTGGGACGGCGCGACCTACGGCCCCGAGCCGCGCCCGGACTGGGTGATCACCGAGCTCGGCGCCGTGGACGAGGACCTCGGGGTCCTCAAGACCGGCAAGGAGGCCGACGTCCACGTCGTCCGCCGCTGGGTCCCCGACACCGACCGGCAGATCACGTTGGCGGCCAAACGTTTTCGCGGCTCAGACCATCGCCTCTTCCACCGCGACAGCGGCTACCTGGAGGGCCGCCGGGTCCGCAAGTCCCGCGAGATGCGGGCCATGGCCCGCCGGACCGCCTTCGGCAAGGAGGTCATCTCCGGCCTGTGGGCGGGCGCCGAGTTCCAGGCGCTCGGGACCCTGTGGGAGGCCGGGCTGCCGGTCCCCTACCCGGTCTCCCTCGACGGCACCGAGATGCTCATGGAGTTCATCGGTATGCCGGACCCGACGCCCGTCGCGGCACCCCGCCTCGTCCAGACCCGCCCGTCCCCGGACCTGCTGGCGGAGCTGTGGCAGCAGCTGCGCGCGGCGCTGCTGCGGCTGGCCGCGATGGGGTGGACGCACGGCGACCTGTCCCCCTACAACGTCCTGCTGCACGACGAGCGACTCGTGCTCATCGACTGGCCGCAGATCGTGGACGTGGTCGGCAACCCCCACGGCTTTCCGATCCTGGAGCGGGACGCGACGACCATGGCCGACTGGTTTGCCCGCCGCGGTCTCGCGGTGGACGCGGGCGAGCTCGTCGGCGAGCTGGTCGCGGAGGCCACCTCGCGCTTCTGA
- a CDS encoding GntR family transcriptional regulator: MILTIDTGDPAAPYEQIVAQVTDAIAAGTLATGARLPTVRQLAGDLGLAVNTVAKAYKQLEAEGHVATRGRNGTVVLEHVRDGAADETQAAATLLARTAQRHGLDLAEAIGVLRRAW, encoded by the coding sequence ATGATCCTCACCATCGACACGGGTGACCCCGCTGCGCCATACGAGCAGATCGTCGCTCAGGTGACCGACGCGATCGCTGCCGGCACCCTCGCGACCGGCGCCCGGCTGCCCACCGTCCGCCAGCTCGCCGGCGACCTCGGGCTCGCGGTCAACACGGTGGCCAAGGCCTACAAGCAGCTGGAGGCCGAGGGGCACGTGGCCACGCGCGGGCGCAACGGCACCGTCGTCCTCGAGCACGTCAGGGACGGCGCGGCCGACGAGACGCAGGCTGCTGCGACCCTGCTGGCGCGCACCGCTCAGCGGCACGGGCTGGATCTGGCCGAGGCGATCGGGGTGCTGCGCCGGGCCTGGTGA
- a CDS encoding acyl-CoA dehydrogenase family protein: MGRIQTTDGLTEEQGELLALVREFVDEQIIPVATELEHRDEYPTQIVEGMKEMGIFGLMIPEEYGGLGESLLTYALTVEEIARGWMSVSGIINTHFIVAYMLLQHGTEEQKQKYLPKMATGEIRGAFSMSEPGCGSDVSAIKSKAVPGEGDAWTINAQKMWLTNGGSSTLVAVLVKTDTGADSVYKNMTTFLVEKEPGFGEVAPGVTVPGKIEKMGYKGVDTTELVLDGYQTTTAQILGGEPGKGFYQMMDGVEVGRVNVAARACGVAQRAFELGIDYAQQRETFGKKIVDHQAILFRLADMATKCEAAHQMMVKAARLKDKGERNDLEAGMAKYLAAEYCADVVEQSFRIHGGYGYSKEYEIERLYREAPMLLIGEGTAEIQKMIIGRRLLKDYAAR, encoded by the coding sequence ATGGGACGCATCCAGACGACCGACGGACTGACCGAGGAGCAGGGTGAGCTGCTCGCGCTGGTGCGGGAGTTCGTGGACGAGCAGATCATCCCCGTCGCGACCGAGCTGGAGCACCGGGACGAGTACCCGACGCAGATCGTCGAGGGCATGAAGGAGATGGGGATCTTCGGGCTGATGATCCCCGAGGAGTACGGCGGCCTGGGGGAGTCGCTGCTGACCTACGCGCTGACCGTCGAGGAGATCGCGCGCGGCTGGATGAGCGTCAGCGGCATCATCAACACCCACTTCATCGTGGCCTACATGCTGCTGCAGCACGGCACCGAGGAGCAGAAGCAGAAGTACCTGCCCAAGATGGCGACCGGCGAGATCCGCGGCGCCTTCTCGATGAGCGAGCCCGGCTGCGGCTCGGACGTCTCCGCCATCAAGAGCAAGGCCGTCCCCGGCGAGGGCGACGCCTGGACCATCAACGCCCAGAAGATGTGGCTGACCAACGGCGGCTCGTCCACCCTCGTCGCGGTACTCGTCAAGACGGACACCGGCGCCGACTCGGTCTACAAGAACATGACGACCTTCCTGGTCGAGAAGGAGCCTGGCTTCGGCGAGGTCGCGCCCGGCGTCACGGTCCCCGGCAAGATCGAGAAGATGGGCTACAAGGGCGTCGACACGACCGAGCTCGTCCTCGACGGCTACCAGACCACGACGGCGCAGATTCTCGGCGGCGAGCCGGGCAAGGGTTTCTACCAGATGATGGACGGCGTCGAGGTCGGGCGCGTCAACGTCGCGGCGCGGGCGTGCGGCGTCGCGCAGCGCGCCTTCGAGCTCGGCATCGACTACGCCCAGCAGCGCGAGACCTTCGGCAAGAAGATCGTCGACCACCAGGCGATCCTCTTCCGCCTCGCCGACATGGCCACCAAGTGCGAGGCCGCGCACCAGATGATGGTCAAGGCCGCCCGCCTCAAGGACAAGGGCGAGCGCAACGACCTCGAGGCCGGCATGGCCAAGTACCTCGCCGCGGAGTACTGCGCCGACGTCGTCGAGCAGTCCTTCCGCATCCATGGCGGCTACGGCTACTCCAAGGAGTACGAGATCGAGCGCCTCTACCGCGAGGCCCCCATGCTGCTCATCGGCGAGGGCACGGCGGAGATCCAGAAGATGATCATCGGCCGTCGCCTGCTCAAGGACTACGCCGCTCGCTGA
- a CDS encoding general stress protein → MSQTPMNPASGLTAERLQLEWPASVGVFDRYTDAQKAVDHLADHSFPVQNVMIVGTGLRQVERVTGRLSQQKVALGGLLSGMWMGLFVGLVFSIFDGQGMRTVVTTVLFGALFGLVWALIGYALTRGRRDFTSVSQVVATRYEVLVEHQLQGQAREMLRAAGLLGAQATRPAGAPTGSQSTPVGQPAPTGRQSTPAGQPAPTGQPYDRPAPGGVPTDGSHGDSAGPGPVSGPGQAGGGATRSGQDDQRR, encoded by the coding sequence ATGTCCCAGACCCCCATGAACCCTGCGTCCGGCCTGACGGCGGAGAGGCTCCAGCTGGAGTGGCCCGCCTCCGTCGGCGTCTTCGACCGCTACACCGACGCGCAGAAGGCCGTGGACCACCTCGCGGACCACTCCTTCCCGGTGCAGAACGTCATGATCGTCGGCACCGGCCTGCGCCAGGTCGAGCGCGTCACCGGGCGGCTGTCGCAGCAGAAGGTCGCCCTCGGCGGGCTGCTCTCCGGCATGTGGATGGGTCTGTTCGTGGGCCTCGTGTTCTCGATCTTCGACGGCCAGGGGATGCGCACGGTGGTCACCACGGTGCTCTTCGGTGCGCTCTTCGGCCTGGTCTGGGCGCTGATCGGCTACGCCCTGACCCGCGGCCGCCGGGACTTCACCTCGGTGTCTCAGGTCGTCGCGACCCGCTACGAGGTGCTCGTCGAGCACCAGCTGCAGGGCCAGGCCCGCGAGATGCTGCGCGCCGCCGGCCTGCTCGGGGCGCAGGCCACCCGTCCGGCGGGTGCGCCGACCGGTAGCCAGTCCACCCCGGTGGGGCAGCCGGCCCCGACGGGCAGACAGTCCACCCCGGCGGGGCAGCCGGCGCCGACGGGCCAGCCCTACGACCGGCCCGCGCCCGGCGGGGTCCCCACCGACGGGAGCCACGGCGACAGCGCCGGCCCCGGGCCGGTCAGCGGCCCGGGCCAGGCCGGTGGCGGCGCGACCCGCTCCGGCCAGGACGACCAGCGCCGCTGA